CAAAGTGCAAATCCGAAAATTGTAAGCAGATAAGCCAGGTTGCGGTGAGAAAACTGCACGAAGGCCATAGCATAAATATTGCTATCATAATCTTTAAAAGCAGAAAGGCTGAAATTGGAAAAATCAAGTAAAACAGGAGGAATAAAGCTGCCCCCCATATCTGGCCAGGTGGGATAAATCAGAGCGGCTTTCATGCCCGACATCAATCCGCCCAAAATAATTTGCAATGTTAAAAGACCGATAAATATACTCGTCCATTTGTGTATTTGTGGTGTTGCTGTTCTTTTATGCACCAATAATTCATCCATCGCCAGCCAAAGTACCCAGGCATAAAGGAGTATTCCCAACGAAAGATGCACGGTGAGTTTATAGGCGTTCACCCAGGGTCGATCTACTAATCCGCTGGCCACCATGATCCAGCCAAAAGAGGCTACTAGTGCCGCTAAAGTAAAAACGCCTGCAAGGTGGGGTTTTAAAACTTTCCTGATTTTTTTCTTCCACAAAAACCATATAAGCGGAAATAAAAAAACCAGACCCATGCTCCGCGCCCAGAGTCGATGAAAATACTCCCAGAAATAAATGAATTCAAAATCGGGCAGGGACATGC
Above is a window of Chitinophagales bacterium DNA encoding:
- a CDS encoding COX15/CtaA family protein, with the protein product MERNKAVAIWLFIGVVMLFFQIIIGGVTRLTGSGLSITKWEIVTGTLPPLSEENWEDEFDKYKATPQYHKINKGMSLPDFEFIYFWEYFHRLWARSMGLVFLFPLIWFLWKKKIRKVLKPHLAGVFTLAALVASFGWIMVASGLVDRPWVNAYKLTVHLSLGILLYAWVLWLAMDELLVHKRTATPQIHKWTSIFIGLLTLQIILGGLMSGMKAALIYPTWPDMGGSFIPPVLLDFSNFSLSAFKDYDSNIYAMAFVQFSHRNLAYLLTIFGFALWVKAGKPQIQALNSARHLFLLMLFVQVALGIITILMSKGQIPVFWGVAHQAGAILLLSTALYLFFVSGKRKR